AAATTAAATAGTTAATCGTTTACTATGAATAATGTCAAAAATCAATATAGGCAATTTATTAAtggacggagggagtactatATTGCAAAACTCTTTCCTACTTTATTCGCTTCATATTCCTTCTTTTTAAAAATTCCTTCGTACTTTATTCTCTTCATATTCCTATCTTTTAGAAAGGTGCCATATTTTTGTGTATGATAGGTGGAAGTTCGTTCGGAATTTTAAAACAAAAAGTTTAACATTGGCATCTCTCTGGGAACCTACCTAGATCCGGAACAAAGTGGCTAATCGTtttcgtttatttgttttaaaaCCTGGTTGCATAGTTAGTCGGGTTTTGGCTCAGCTGAGTTCCTTTCAAGGATAAATCTTCGACCAACTATCATCATCTGCACCAGTCATTCCCAAGCATAGCAGGCAGTACACAACGATCAAGAACACGATAGATAGAACATTAAAAATCGAAACCACGATCCAGTCGGTCTTCATGTTTTCCGACAGCTTGTCTTTGCATGACTGGCAGTTGAAGCACAAAATACTGGGATCATTATCCCAGAACGCACAGTCGGTATCGGATGAAGCTTCTGCTGTTTTAGTCCAGTTACCGGGACTCACATACCTAAAGTTGCATAATTCAGAAGGTTTGCAGCATCCGGACTTCCCACAGAAAGTAAATTGTTAGTTAGAACAACGCCAAAATACATCTCAAAATCTGCTATATATAATCGACAATCAAATTATCAAAATTTCAGCATATTGCAAAAGTGCAGACTAATACGAAAGTTACCTGAATAGGAGTAAGACCAAGAAGTTCAGCATTAGTTATGCTCTTGCAAACCTCTTTATCTTGTAAACAACTGCTAATCTTCCTCCAGTTCTCATTATTATTCACTCTGTTCTGCAACCAATTGCCATAATCTCCGAGTTTATATTCCTTGTAACCTCTACCAGATAAAGATTCACCGAAGCCTTTGTTTGTCACCGCAAAAGTGAATATTGTTAAGCAGACGAGAAGGACAATGAGGACAAACGTGACTACTAGGTACATCCTGACGAGCCATGGAACTCCACAGCGGAAGCCTATGATCCCCGCTATGGAGATGATCGTAAGAATAGCGCCTAATGCTATGACTGTTTTATCCAGGAAGCCCTCGCATTCACTTGAGAGCCATAACCCGGTGTGAAAGATCAGGGCCGAGAACATGAATGTGTAAATAGTTGATGCTGCAATAGCAAAAGAAAATCGAACCATTTTTTTGTATTTGGCTCTTTCTTGAACGGATTTTCTTTCCGTTTGTTTTTTAGTATAAGGCTAGAACCTGTTGGCATGTATTTATAGAGAACAATAAAATCCAGTTAGGAACTAAAAAGTTTCCTGTTTTATTTTCTGTTGTGGACCCTCAATTTATCAAATTATAGGTCGCTCAGAAACTATTCCTTTTTTTTTGCCGACTGCTAATTTATATGTGTTTACATATTTAAAAAAAACTGTAAGACTCTTTACAAATAAAATCTCCTACCACCTGTGTACAAAATAGCGGTCTGATTTATAGGTTAGCTGTTTGTAACTTTACTAGACTCATGACATCATCTCTAACAAATACGGTAAATATGCTAGCATTACAAAGCTTACTGGTAACTCATCGGAGATTTTATCAGCAAGCATGGACATGCTACGCCAGTTGGGA
The sequence above is drawn from the Apium graveolens cultivar Ventura chromosome 2, ASM990537v1, whole genome shotgun sequence genome and encodes:
- the LOC141708797 gene encoding tetraspanin-8-like, which codes for MVRFSFAIAASTIYTFMFSALIFHTGLWLSSECEGFLDKTVIALGAILTIISIAGIIGFRCGVPWLVRMYLVVTFVLIVLLVCLTIFTFAVTNKGFGESLSGRGYKEYKLGDYGNWLQNRVNNNENWRKISSCLQDKEVCKSITNAELLGLTPIQSGCCKPSELCNFRYVSPGNWTKTAEASSDTDCAFWDNDPSILCFNCQSCKDKLSENMKTDWIVVSIFNVLSIVFLIVVYCLLCLGMTGADDDSWSKIYP